In Clostridia bacterium, one DNA window encodes the following:
- the uvrC gene encoding excinuclease ABC subunit UvrC → MPITKEQLDMLPENPGVYIMKDKSGNIIYIGKAKSLKSRVKQYFHSTIHHPPKVRVMVKKIDDIEFILTDTEVEALILECNLIKEHRPKYNVMLKDDKSYPYIKITMNEEYPRIFLTRDLKKDGAKYFGPYTNVSAVRQTIDVIKKLFPIRTCKKKIEYGDKNGRPCLNYHIKQCMAPCQGKVSKNEYNDMIRHISLFLNGKYGELIDKMNQEMVQASKNMNFEKAAVIRDKIESVMQVMERQKIISNDFEDQDVIACAVEDVHVCIQLFFIRNGKLIGTKHFMLEDICQTDIAEVLSSFIKQFYSDAIFIPKYILLQSDISEAEVISKWLTDKRGDKVYIKVPLKGRKKELIELVKKNAQQTLEDFLEKRQWELQRTHGAVRELKQSLSLNNLPTRIEAFDISNIQGTQSVGSMVVFEDGRPVKKDYRRFRIKTVEGTDDFASIAEIIQRRYKNLDKDGKKPDLILIDGGKGQLNAALSALKRLGWTDIDIIGLAEKFDEIYFPDKKEPVILPKKSHGLHLIQRIRDEAHRFAITYHRSLRSKNTVKSILDDVPGVGPKRKKLLIKHFGSLDKIRDASIDELMEVDGINFNVAQNIYLFFHENY, encoded by the coding sequence ATGCCTATTACAAAAGAACAACTTGATATGCTTCCGGAAAACCCTGGGGTTTATATAATGAAAGATAAATCCGGCAATATAATATATATAGGTAAGGCTAAGTCGTTGAAAAGCAGAGTAAAGCAATATTTTCATTCAACGATACATCATCCCCCTAAAGTAAGAGTTATGGTGAAAAAGATAGATGATATCGAATTTATACTTACCGACACAGAGGTTGAAGCACTTATATTGGAATGTAACCTCATCAAGGAACATAGACCTAAATACAATGTAATGCTCAAGGATGATAAAAGTTATCCATATATAAAAATCACCATGAATGAAGAATATCCCAGAATATTTCTTACCAGGGATTTGAAGAAAGACGGAGCAAAGTATTTTGGTCCATATACAAATGTTTCAGCTGTTAGGCAGACTATTGATGTTATTAAAAAACTTTTTCCCATAAGAACCTGTAAAAAAAAGATAGAATATGGAGATAAAAATGGAAGACCTTGCCTTAATTATCATATAAAACAATGTATGGCTCCTTGTCAAGGGAAAGTGAGCAAAAATGAATATAATGATATGATAAGGCATATATCTCTATTTTTAAATGGCAAGTATGGCGAATTAATAGATAAAATGAATCAGGAGATGGTCCAGGCCTCTAAAAATATGAACTTTGAAAAGGCTGCGGTGATAAGAGATAAGATAGAATCGGTAATGCAGGTGATGGAAAGACAGAAGATAATCTCAAATGATTTTGAAGATCAAGATGTTATTGCTTGTGCTGTAGAAGACGTTCATGTTTGCATCCAGTTGTTTTTCATAAGAAACGGGAAGTTGATAGGGACTAAACATTTTATGTTGGAAGACATTTGTCAAACAGATATCGCAGAAGTGCTCTCCTCTTTTATAAAACAATTTTACTCTGATGCAATATTTATACCAAAATATATATTGCTTCAATCGGATATCAGCGAAGCAGAGGTGATATCAAAATGGTTAACTGATAAAAGAGGTGATAAGGTATATATAAAGGTTCCACTCAAGGGTAGAAAGAAAGAGCTGATAGAACTGGTTAAAAAAAATGCGCAGCAAACTTTGGAGGACTTTCTTGAAAAAAGACAATGGGAACTACAAAGAACCCATGGTGCGGTGCGAGAATTAAAGCAATCTTTGTCTCTTAATAATCTGCCTACCAGGATTGAGGCATTCGATATATCGAATATACAGGGCACTCAAAGTGTTGGTTCTATGGTAGTATTTGAGGATGGAAGGCCTGTGAAAAAGGATTATAGGAGATTTAGAATAAAAACAGTTGAAGGGACGGATGATTTTGCAAGTATTGCTGAAATAATACAAAGAAGGTATAAAAATTTAGATAAAGACGGTAAAAAGCCTGATCTTATTCTGATAGACGGTGGAAAAGGGCAGCTTAATGCTGCATTATCTGCATTAAAGAGGCTTGGATGGACAGACATTGATATCATAGGTCTTGCGGAGAAATTTGATGAGATATATTTTCCGGATAAAAAAGAACCTGTGATATTGCCCAAGAAGTCTCATGGTTTGCATCTGATTCAGAGAATAAGGGATGAAGCCCATAGATTTGCTATAACATACCATAGATCCTTGAGGTCTAAAAACACAGTTAAGTCAATTCTAGACGATGTGCCCGGGGTAGGCCCGAAGAGAAAAAAACTTCTTATAAAACATTTTGGCAGCCTAGATAAGATAAGAGATGCAAGTATCGATGAACTTATGGAGGTAGACGGGATAAACTTTAATGTTGCACAAAATATTTATCTTTTTTTTCATGAAAACTATTAA
- a CDS encoding Cof-type HAD-IIB family hydrolase → MGKIIIFSGVYKIEYKLIFVDLDDSLLGNDLKISQQNKSSINKAIKKGVKVIITTGRMYKAALPFHKELDLDTPIVSFQGALIKNPCTEEILFYKPLDIEQARQVLEFGEQLDIHMQIYHDDGYYVKDENKYSKMYQQQNKIKPFVVGKSLTEFLSMPPAKIIFIDEPNRILKIYNDIATSNIFSGEQLSICTSKPHYLEFNRAGITKGHGVEFLCDYYGASRKQAIAIGDSYNDLPMIKQAGLGVAVGNAAPDIIEEADYVTATNEEQGVAEVINRFVL, encoded by the coding sequence ATGGGCAAAATAATAATTTTTTCGGGGGTGTACAAAATAGAGTATAAATTAATTTTCGTAGATTTGGATGATTCATTACTGGGCAATGATTTAAAGATAAGCCAGCAAAACAAATCATCCATAAATAAAGCTATCAAAAAGGGTGTTAAAGTGATTATAACCACCGGACGGATGTATAAAGCAGCACTTCCTTTTCATAAGGAATTAGACTTGGATACTCCAATTGTATCTTTTCAGGGAGCTTTGATTAAAAACCCTTGTACTGAAGAAATTCTGTTTTATAAGCCTTTGGATATTGAACAGGCTAGACAAGTATTAGAGTTTGGCGAGCAACTGGATATTCATATGCAGATTTACCACGATGATGGATATTATGTAAAAGATGAAAATAAATATTCAAAGATGTATCAACAACAAAACAAAATAAAACCCTTTGTTGTAGGCAAAAGTTTGACCGAATTTTTGAGTATGCCACCGGCAAAGATAATTTTTATCGATGAACCGAATAGAATCTTGAAGATATACAATGATATAGCTACTTCTAATATATTTTCCGGCGAACAGTTATCGATATGCACTTCGAAACCCCATTATTTAGAGTTTAATAGGGCAGGTATAACAAAAGGCCATGGAGTAGAATTTTTATGCGATTATTATGGGGCAAGTCGTAAACAGGCGATAGCTATAGGGGATAGCTACAATGATTTACCTATGATAAAACAGGCAGGGTTAGGGGTTGCCGTGGGGAATGCTGCCCCAGATATAATAGAGGAGGCAGATTATGTAACAGCTACCAATGAAGAGCAGGGGGTAGCTGAAGTAATAAACAGATTTGTATTATAA
- a CDS encoding penicillin-binding protein 2, translated as MEKIRKNIVKLLVCFVVMFGVLIVYIVNFQLTNGKNVVLSSYNRRLTGLAEVRVLGDIFDRNGDLLATATEDGQSFPRFYKGGSSGNPRAFSHVVGYNDLNRGRSGAEQYYAYHLLGMDSNLISNIIQEYRYGKIKGNDVHLTIDSRLQVKAERALASMLKSLNTNRAALVVMNAQTGEILSMVSKPDYNPNDISEDVLDDKDKPLLNRAIQGRYAPGSTFKIVTAASALMKDEALLTKTYHCDGMINIGKDTLSCLNNKAHGDIDMNRAMEVSCNTTFTKLGQDAGYQSIKQTAGLFGFNKKVHVDQMPISQSTFKDKTEKSEMARTWQYIGQGDISVTPLHVAMITSAVVNDGKIMAPVMIEKVKNYRGVPLHVAKPSVLYNPITPKVSQQIKDMLINVVKNGSGKNFMINGIETGGKTGTAQVKDAPSHTWFTGFANGKNGYIVVTVVIENGGGTGGGQAAPVARDVAMEAIRLGY; from the coding sequence ATGGAAAAAATCAGGAAGAATATAGTGAAATTATTGGTATGCTTTGTAGTCATGTTTGGTGTGCTGATTGTATATATTGTAAATTTCCAGTTAACCAACGGTAAAAATGTGGTATTAAGTTCTTACAACAGAAGATTGACCGGTTTGGCAGAAGTAAGGGTTTTAGGAGATATATTTGATAGAAATGGAGACCTGCTTGCCACAGCAACAGAAGATGGACAAAGCTTCCCTAGATTTTATAAAGGGGGTAGCTCTGGCAATCCACGTGCATTTTCACACGTTGTGGGATACAATGATTTAAACAGGGGTAGAAGCGGAGCTGAACAGTATTATGCTTACCACTTGCTTGGAATGGACAGCAATTTGATATCCAATATAATTCAAGAGTATAGGTATGGAAAAATAAAAGGAAATGATGTTCATTTAACAATAGATTCTAGACTTCAGGTAAAAGCAGAAAGAGCACTTGCTAGCATGTTAAAATCTTTGAATACAAATAGGGCTGCATTAGTCGTAATGAATGCTCAGACAGGTGAAATATTGAGCATGGTGAGCAAGCCTGACTACAACCCTAACGATATCAGTGAGGATGTTTTGGACGATAAAGATAAACCTCTTTTAAATAGGGCGATACAAGGAAGATACGCGCCTGGTTCTACTTTTAAAATTGTAACTGCAGCTTCTGCTTTAATGAAAGACGAAGCTTTATTAACCAAGACATACCATTGTGATGGGATGATAAACATAGGCAAAGATACTCTATCGTGCTTGAACAACAAGGCTCATGGTGATATAGACATGAACAGGGCAATGGAGGTGTCATGCAATACCACTTTTACCAAGCTGGGACAGGATGCTGGATATCAATCGATAAAGCAAACAGCCGGATTGTTTGGATTTAATAAAAAGGTCCATGTGGATCAAATGCCGATAAGTCAAAGCACTTTTAAGGATAAAACCGAAAAGTCTGAAATGGCCAGAACATGGCAATATATAGGTCAAGGGGATATATCAGTTACTCCTTTACATGTAGCCATGATCACATCCGCTGTAGTAAATGATGGTAAAATAATGGCTCCGGTTATGATAGAAAAGGTAAAGAATTATAGAGGTGTACCATTGCATGTTGCCAAACCTTCAGTGTTGTACAATCCTATAACACCAAAAGTATCCCAACAAATAAAGGATATGCTTATAAATGTAGTAAAAAACGGATCTGGCAAGAATTTTATGATAAATGGAATAGAAACCGGAGGAAAGACGGGTACTGCTCAGGTAAAAGATGCACCTTCCCATACATGGTTTACCGGTTTTGCCAATGGGAAAAATGGTTATATAGTAGTTACTGTAGTCATAGAAAACGGAGGTGGAACTGGAGGCGGGCAGGCTGCTCCAGTAGCAAGAGATGTGGCTATGGAAGCTATTAGGCTAGGATATTAG
- a CDS encoding phosphatase: MNILIDTHCHTIASGHGYSTIQEIAYEASKKGLKMVCITEHGPALPGGPHEFFFGNIRVVPEEIYGVRILKGVEANIIDSKGNLDVDEKYLKNLDIVVASMHSPVLKSSGREEDTDAVVNAIKNPYVDIIGHPGNPYYDIDYKKMVLTAAKYNKLIEINNSSFFTRKGSDENCRTIAKLAIEAGANFAIGSDSHISFDVGNFEDSLSLLEEIGCTEEPVMNISVEKFIGYLNKRGRDIEI; the protein is encoded by the coding sequence TTGAATATATTAATTGACACTCATTGTCATACTATTGCAAGCGGACATGGATATAGCACTATTCAAGAGATAGCATATGAGGCTTCTAAAAAAGGTTTAAAGATGGTATGTATAACTGAACATGGACCTGCTTTACCGGGAGGACCTCACGAATTTTTCTTTGGAAACATCCGAGTAGTACCTGAAGAAATTTATGGTGTGAGAATTTTAAAGGGCGTAGAGGCAAACATAATAGATAGTAAAGGAAATCTGGATGTAGATGAAAAATATTTAAAAAATCTAGATATAGTTGTAGCAAGTATGCACAGTCCTGTATTAAAAAGCAGTGGCAGGGAAGAAGATACTGATGCTGTAGTAAATGCTATTAAAAATCCTTATGTAGATATAATAGGACATCCGGGTAATCCCTATTACGATATAGATTATAAAAAGATGGTATTGACTGCGGCAAAGTATAATAAACTTATAGAGATAAATAACAGTTCTTTTTTTACAAGAAAAGGCAGTGATGAAAATTGTAGAACAATTGCAAAACTGGCGATAGAGGCAGGGGCCAACTTTGCGATAGGTAGTGACTCACATATTTCATTCGATGTAGGCAATTTTGAAGACAGTTTAAGCTTGTTAGAAGAAATAGGATGTACCGAAGAGCCGGTGATGAATATTTCAGTAGAAAAGTTTATTGGATATTTAAATAAAAGAGGACGAGACATAGAAATTTGA
- a CDS encoding alpha/beta-type small acid-soluble spore protein: MAAGSSNTGRNRQLNPNAHKELDNMKYEIASELKLPVQQGSEDYWGNLTARDCGRVGGQMVKRLISMAEDTLNNK; encoded by the coding sequence ATGGCTGCTGGAAGTAGCAATACAGGCAGAAACAGACAATTAAATCCAAATGCACATAAAGAATTGGATAATATGAAATACGAGATCGCATCAGAATTGAAACTGCCAGTACAACAAGGATCAGAAGACTACTGGGGTAATCTCACTGCAAGAGATTGCGGTAGAGTGGGAGGTCAGATGGTAAAAAGATTGATATCAATGGCTGAAGATACCCTTAACAATAAATAA
- a CDS encoding YncE family protein: MKNDHHHGKLIVSNRASDTISIIDSKTFLHISDIKIKPLGNGFDKINYYKKGYAVGPHNLAYNAKNGMVYSTNCFDDSMSVIDIEKNSVSATFFVGVNPNDLAIDSHSSNIYITNSDSNTVSIVNSDENRLIGQLPVGLMPQGICINRDGSILAVANTDSNSISIINIYQGYSVSDIKLDFSPIKVIFSRDNDRLFISMLGDNSVGFIYIVDTNDFKIVSQIKVMQNPIHMAEISRQKLLYVCCMGDGYLCAVDLSQNKMLDCIKIGCMPHAIACDPEREYMYITDMKNDDIIKFNIKDFKEEDHIYCGKEPNGIIFI, from the coding sequence TTGAAAAATGATCATCATCATGGGAAATTAATTGTAAGCAATAGAGCCAGTGATACAATTTCTATAATAGATTCAAAGACATTTTTGCACATTTCAGATATTAAGATAAAACCTTTAGGGAATGGATTTGATAAAATCAATTATTATAAGAAAGGGTATGCAGTTGGCCCTCATAATTTAGCGTATAATGCTAAAAATGGAATGGTCTATTCTACTAATTGTTTTGATGATAGTATGTCTGTAATTGATATAGAAAAAAACTCTGTAAGTGCAACTTTTTTTGTAGGTGTAAACCCAAATGATCTTGCTATTGATAGCCATTCTTCCAATATTTATATAACAAATTCTGATTCAAATACCGTTTCAATAGTAAATTCTGATGAAAACAGGCTGATCGGACAGCTGCCAGTAGGACTGATGCCTCAAGGGATATGTATAAATCGAGATGGGAGTATATTAGCAGTTGCTAATACTGATTCTAATAGTATTTCCATCATTAATATATATCAAGGATATAGTGTGTCGGATATAAAGTTGGATTTTAGTCCAATAAAAGTGATATTCTCTAGAGATAATGATAGACTTTTTATTTCAATGTTGGGAGATAATAGCGTAGGATTTATTTACATTGTAGATACAAATGATTTTAAGATAGTCTCTCAGATAAAAGTGATGCAAAACCCTATACACATGGCGGAAATCAGCCGGCAAAAGCTGCTTTATGTATGTTGTATGGGAGATGGATATTTATGCGCTGTTGACTTAAGCCAGAACAAGATGCTGGACTGTATAAAGATCGGATGTATGCCACATGCGATTGCTTGTGATCCTGAACGTGAGTATATGTATATAACCGATATGAAAAACGATGATATTATTAAATTTAACATTAAAGACTTCAAGGAAGAGGATCACATTTATTGCGGCAAGGAGCCTAACGGTATTATATTTATATAA
- a CDS encoding FtsW/RodA/SpoVE family cell cycle protein, with the protein MFLQIVKVLNFLSRYLLVIIAYVFLINIIIRSKREDQYFKYLISGSDDEQNQYSGEDDEEDEEYYGIQSKWDLLFLIIIFNIISFLILALKHSPTDKKTLIFCALLCGAHIFCYVVLTVLFKYMDKYILLIYQFLTNIGLVMLYRLNYDLAFKQLEHFIVAIAVFAAGYAAFKTFKTAYKYGMFYVIVSIVLLIATLIFGSEKGGAKNWIIVNGYGFQPSEVIKLLIVLAVSSFVTKYHSFKKLLPAFVFIAFTILISLFQRDLGSALLYFLISLIIVYTSTSNIIYLLGSGAFITLGSIISFYLFSHVRRRVYAWRNPWADASGGGYQIIQSLIAIAWGGFFGTGYGRGFPHYIPVVTTDFIFSAICEEFGVLTVIAIIMMYLYFIIRGLNLAAKVENKFNSLVAVGIVSTIGIQAFVIIGGVTKLIPLTGITLPFISYGGSSFIVTSGFMGILENIYSSNHRAMLTERKVYLADRGSEG; encoded by the coding sequence ATGTTTTTGCAAATAGTAAAGGTGCTGAATTTTTTATCCAGATATCTTTTAGTTATAATAGCTTATGTTTTTTTGATAAATATTATAATCAGAAGCAAAAGGGAAGACCAATATTTTAAATATCTAATTTCAGGTTCTGATGATGAACAAAATCAATATAGTGGTGAAGATGATGAAGAGGATGAAGAATATTATGGAATACAATCAAAATGGGATTTACTTTTTTTGATAATAATATTTAATATTATATCATTTCTAATATTAGCATTGAAGCATAGTCCCACGGATAAGAAAACTCTTATTTTTTGTGCTCTTTTATGTGGTGCACATATATTTTGCTATGTTGTGCTCACTGTGTTGTTTAAATACATGGATAAATATATACTGTTAATATACCAATTTTTGACAAATATTGGTCTTGTGATGCTTTATAGATTGAATTATGACTTAGCATTTAAGCAATTAGAACATTTTATAGTTGCTATAGCAGTATTTGCTGCCGGTTATGCTGCATTTAAAACCTTTAAAACAGCATATAAATATGGAATGTTTTATGTAATCGTTTCTATTGTATTGTTGATTGCTACTTTGATTTTTGGCAGTGAAAAAGGAGGGGCGAAAAACTGGATTATCGTTAATGGCTATGGCTTTCAGCCTTCAGAAGTTATAAAGCTGTTGATAGTTTTAGCTGTTTCCTCCTTTGTTACGAAATATCATTCGTTTAAAAAGTTGCTCCCTGCTTTTGTATTTATAGCTTTTACAATTTTGATTTCATTGTTTCAAAGGGATCTTGGGTCTGCTCTTTTGTATTTTTTAATATCGCTGATAATTGTATATACATCAACTTCTAATATAATATATCTGCTGGGCAGTGGGGCTTTTATAACACTAGGTTCTATTATTAGTTTTTATTTATTTTCCCATGTTAGAAGGCGGGTTTATGCGTGGAGAAACCCTTGGGCAGATGCATCAGGTGGTGGGTACCAGATAATACAAAGTCTTATTGCAATTGCTTGGGGTGGTTTTTTTGGAACCGGTTATGGAAGGGGTTTTCCACATTATATACCGGTTGTGACCACCGATTTTATTTTTTCTGCTATTTGTGAAGAGTTCGGTGTTCTTACCGTTATTGCGATAATAATGATGTATCTTTATTTTATAATAAGGGGTTTGAACTTGGCAGCCAAGGTTGAAAATAAATTTAACTCATTAGTAGCAGTAGGCATAGTGAGCACCATAGGGATACAGGCCTTTGTGATAATAGGCGGTGTAACAAAACTGATTCCTTTGACTGGTATCACACTTCCGTTTATAAGCTATGGAGGCAGTTCATTTATTGTAACCAGTGGATTCATGGGGATTCTTGAAAATATATACAGCTCAAATCATAGGGCTATGTTGACAGAAAGAAAAGTTTACCTTGCAGATAGAGGAAGTGAAGGTTAG
- a CDS encoding bifunctional folylpolyglutamate synthase/dihydrofolate synthase: MNYKQAIEYIHSANQFGMKLGLENIIKLLQELDNPHQGIKVIHVAGTNGKGSVSSMISSILIESGYKVGLFTSPYLENFNERIKINGINVSDEQISNNITLIKEKIDHMINMGYQHPTEFEIVTALGFLIFKQSKVDFIVLEVGLGGRLDSTNVVTPLICVLTSIGMDHMNILGNDIEKIALEKAAIIKPGSIAVSYPQTKNVYKIIENECAKKDVVLNRVECAEIKRIGFSESGQIFDFKYDNLVLKNLKLNLIGRHQILNAATAIIAVMSLKKHDIKICEKAIEKGLENVKWPGRLEIISKQPLILIDGAHNIDGAKSLKLALKEHFNKRKILMVIGMLEDKDVEGVVEVLAPIAESIITSQPENKRALNPEKMALLVNKYCENVHISDSVEQAVDKALYMCNDDQMIVFCGSLYLVGKVRTIIKEIKNL, encoded by the coding sequence ATGAATTATAAACAAGCGATAGAATATATACATTCTGCAAATCAATTTGGTATGAAACTCGGCTTGGAAAACATTATCAAGCTTTTGCAAGAATTGGATAATCCCCATCAGGGGATTAAGGTCATCCATGTAGCGGGTACAAACGGAAAAGGATCAGTCTCCTCCATGATAAGCTCTATTTTAATAGAGAGCGGATATAAAGTAGGATTGTTTACTTCGCCTTATCTAGAAAACTTTAATGAAAGAATAAAGATTAATGGTATAAATGTTTCGGATGAGCAAATTTCCAATAATATAACATTGATCAAAGAAAAAATAGATCATATGATAAATATGGGATATCAACATCCTACGGAGTTTGAAATCGTCACTGCCTTGGGATTTCTAATTTTCAAACAGAGCAAAGTAGACTTCATAGTGTTAGAGGTAGGGCTGGGGGGCAGACTGGATTCTACTAATGTTGTAACTCCGCTTATATGCGTTTTGACTTCCATTGGTATGGATCATATGAACATATTGGGCAACGATATTGAAAAAATTGCATTGGAAAAAGCAGCAATAATCAAGCCGGGCTCCATAGCTGTAAGCTACCCCCAGACAAAAAACGTATATAAAATTATAGAGAATGAATGTGCAAAAAAAGATGTGGTTTTGAATAGAGTAGAGTGCGCAGAGATTAAACGGATCGGGTTTTCAGAATCCGGTCAGATATTTGATTTTAAATATGATAATTTAGTATTAAAGAACTTGAAATTAAATCTCATAGGCAGGCATCAGATATTAAATGCAGCTACGGCAATTATTGCAGTGATGAGTCTAAAGAAACATGATATAAAGATTTGTGAAAAGGCTATAGAAAAGGGTTTAGAAAACGTAAAATGGCCAGGGAGGCTTGAAATCATAAGTAAACAGCCATTAATCTTGATAGATGGCGCACACAATATTGACGGTGCAAAAAGTTTGAAACTGGCTTTAAAGGAGCATTTTAATAAAAGGAAAATACTTATGGTTATAGGGATGCTGGAGGATAAGGATGTTGAAGGAGTTGTTGAAGTGCTCGCTCCCATTGCTGAAAGTATAATTACCAGCCAGCCTGAAAACAAAAGGGCACTGAACCCTGAAAAAATGGCTTTGCTTGTAAACAAATACTGTGAAAATGTTCATATAAGCGATAGTGTGGAACAAGCTGTGGATAAAGCACTATATATGTGTAATGATGATCAGATGATAGTATTTTGTGGTTCTCTGTATCTAGTGGGGAAAGTAAGGACAATAATAAAAGAAATAAAAAACCTGTAA
- a CDS encoding DUF4364 family protein translates to MSFDFKEVAENKLIILYFVDRIGIHLSNSQITQFILQNNLINFFLLQQILDELVKNDLLSKAKFTNKYLYSMTEKGKKTLDCFVSRIPDNTRILMDNYIDKNKEAIKKQLQITAQYEKINDKEYIVNCKVIENQITLIDLKLNVVSSKQAKIICDKWETNATAIYKNIIDNIIK, encoded by the coding sequence ATGAGCTTCGATTTTAAGGAAGTAGCAGAAAATAAACTAATAATACTTTATTTTGTTGATAGGATTGGTATACACTTGTCCAACTCTCAAATAACTCAGTTTATACTCCAAAACAATTTGATAAACTTTTTCTTGCTTCAACAGATATTGGATGAGCTGGTGAAAAACGATTTGTTGAGCAAAGCAAAGTTCACCAATAAATATCTCTACTCCATGACAGAAAAAGGCAAAAAAACCTTAGATTGTTTTGTTTCCCGCATACCTGATAACACCAGGATATTGATGGATAACTATATAGATAAAAATAAAGAGGCTATAAAAAAACAATTGCAAATAACTGCCCAATATGAAAAAATCAATGATAAAGAATATATAGTAAACTGTAAGGTAATTGAAAATCAAATCACTCTCATTGATTTAAAACTTAACGTAGTATCCAGCAAACAAGCTAAAATAATATGTGATAAATGGGAAACAAACGCAACAGCTATTTATAAAAACATCATTGATAACATTATAAAATAA
- the hprK gene encoding HPr(Ser) kinase/phosphatase codes for MEDINKGCYIKIDEWVETLKLEPVYVGKNDSIKVITSDVNRPGLQFSGFFDYFPFNRVQVLGKVEMTYLSRMSSDKILERAREVYKYDIPCTIVTRGMDIPPEILEACKQYNRPVFKSSKVTTQIMGKLVNFLDNKLAPQITRHGVLVDVYGVGVLLMGESGIGKSETALELVKRGHRLVADDAVEIRKVSEDRLVGKSPELTKHFMEIRGVGIIDIKTLFGVGAIIDSKSIDLVIELEKWDEHKEYDRLGLSDESIEILGVKITRLSIPVRPGRNLAIIAEITARNHRQKAMGYNAARELNNRLIEKISKSKEESDH; via the coding sequence ATGGAAGATATAAATAAAGGTTGTTATATAAAGATCGATGAATGGGTAGAGACGTTGAAACTAGAGCCAGTATATGTAGGTAAGAATGATTCTATAAAAGTTATTACAAGTGATGTAAACAGGCCAGGGCTCCAGTTTTCCGGGTTTTTTGATTATTTTCCTTTTAATAGGGTGCAGGTATTAGGAAAGGTTGAGATGACTTATCTTTCAAGAATGAGCAGCGATAAAATCCTTGAAAGAGCAAGAGAAGTATATAAGTATGATATACCTTGTACAATTGTTACTAGGGGAATGGATATCCCCCCTGAAATATTGGAAGCTTGTAAGCAATACAATAGACCAGTATTTAAATCTAGCAAGGTGACTACCCAGATAATGGGCAAACTTGTTAATTTCCTAGATAATAAGTTAGCTCCACAGATCACCAGGCATGGAGTATTAGTGGATGTATATGGGGTAGGAGTGTTGCTCATGGGCGAGAGCGGGATAGGTAAGAGCGAAACCGCCTTGGAGCTTGTCAAAAGGGGGCACAGATTGGTAGCAGATGATGCTGTAGAAATAAGAAAGGTATCAGAAGATAGACTGGTAGGCAAATCCCCTGAGTTGACCAAGCATTTTATGGAGATCAGGGGGGTTGGAATAATAGATATAAAAACCTTGTTCGGGGTAGGAGCGATTATCGATAGCAAGTCAATAGATTTAGTGATTGAACTGGAAAAGTGGGATGAGCATAAAGAATACGATAGATTAGGTCTTTCTGATGAGAGCATTGAAATATTAGGCGTTAAAATAACCAGACTCAGCATACCGGTAAGGCCAGGGAGAAATTTAGCCATTATCGCTGAGATAACTGCCAGGAATCATAGACAGAAAGCCATGGGATATAACGCAGCTAGAGAGCTTAACAACAGATTGATTGAAAAAATAAGTAAGAGTAAAGAAGAATCAGATCATTAG